In one Candidatus Peribacter riflensis genomic region, the following are encoded:
- a CDS encoding peptidase M23B produces the protein MAAESLSIVPALRLPFNAAYPVQITQGFHGPFHRLIGPQQLDYALDFGLSYGSIVRAARRGIVALLSMDSNVYSSDPQPDVARIQLLSRFTANFILLDHGEFQTLYAHLQKGSQRVEQGQAVEAGQVLARTGRSGWVGDIPNLHFQAQRWTKQDVATGHRGRTATLPVRFADYDRPLEHDQIVGCVQRAQS, from the coding sequence ATGGCTGCCGAATCCCTCTCTATTGTTCCGGCGCTGCGTTTGCCCTTCAATGCCGCGTACCCGGTTCAGATCACTCAGGGTTTCCATGGTCCGTTTCACCGGCTCATCGGGCCGCAGCAACTGGACTACGCTCTCGACTTCGGTCTGTCCTACGGATCGATTGTGCGCGCTGCACGCAGGGGGATTGTGGCTCTGCTGTCGATGGATTCGAATGTGTATTCGTCCGATCCGCAGCCCGATGTCGCAAGGATCCAATTGCTCTCCCGGTTCACGGCGAATTTTATTCTGCTCGATCACGGCGAATTCCAAACGCTGTATGCCCACCTGCAGAAGGGGAGCCAGCGTGTGGAGCAGGGGCAGGCGGTCGAGGCAGGGCAGGTCCTCGCGCGTACGGGACGAAGCGGCTGGGTCGGCGATATTCCGAATCTGCACTTTCAGGCGCAACGGTGGACAAAGCAGGATGTGGCGACGGGTCATCGCGGACGCACTGCAACGCTTCCGGTTCGCTTTGCTGATTATGATAGGCCGCTTGAGCACGATCAAATCGTCGGGTGCGTGCAGCGGGCGCAGTCCTAA
- a CDS encoding rRNA (cytosine-C(5)-)-methyltransferase RsmF, which produces MRGILCLLYNPPVPTHPFDRYAAFTDLSVLKAASDRPLRKSVRVNTLKCSVADFKAWAQEQGWSLTPVPWWPEGFYVDRTDLSTALGRDLRHLLGHFYMQEAASMLPVALLDPAPGEAILDLCAAPGSKTTQIAARIGLRTKDLGLKDLKHAPLASDDACLGVVIANDMQEKRLRVLNDALQRTGATSVVITRKVGQWFSKHLTERFDRVVCDAPCTAQGTARKDPTALQYSSQDSIEKAARLQYQLLEAAIHAAKVGGRIVYSTCTLTPEENEGVVLQILNKFSDQLEVIHPKEALPSGLNWDTSAAISDSEIVQKSLNPNPNPNPNPNPNLHPFLRLWPQTYDTEGFFCAVLKKTKPTRAVEPLEMFPRAARLLSRKNAEAVSRLFTEQFGTDFLQDDECLVEKGNFILLAGEKAHAFPLPVTEYAMGIPFAKILPDGRYRITNELASLRGHLASSHVLELMEEQLHGLLAGKDIPVDSALRGDTILRHRGISLGVGLSKEGTLLNRLPRWVVKLGS; this is translated from the coding sequence ATGAGGGGAATTCTCTGTTTGCTCTACAATCCTCCCGTGCCCACTCATCCGTTTGATCGTTATGCAGCCTTCACCGATCTCTCCGTGCTCAAAGCTGCGAGTGACCGGCCCCTGCGTAAATCCGTGCGCGTGAACACGCTCAAGTGCTCCGTAGCGGATTTCAAAGCATGGGCGCAAGAACAGGGGTGGTCCCTCACTCCGGTTCCGTGGTGGCCGGAGGGATTTTACGTTGATCGCACAGATCTCTCTACTGCTTTGGGCCGTGACCTTCGGCATTTGCTCGGGCACTTCTACATGCAGGAGGCGGCGAGCATGCTGCCTGTGGCTCTGCTCGATCCTGCACCCGGCGAAGCGATTCTCGATCTCTGTGCGGCGCCCGGGAGCAAGACCACGCAGATAGCGGCGCGGATAGGACTAAGGACGAAGGACTTAGGACTAAAGGATTTGAAACACGCGCCACTGGCTTCTGATGATGCCTGTTTGGGTGTAGTTATTGCGAATGACATGCAGGAGAAGCGGCTTCGGGTGCTCAATGACGCTCTCCAGCGCACGGGCGCGACGAGTGTGGTCATCACGCGCAAAGTGGGCCAATGGTTTTCGAAGCACCTGACCGAGCGGTTTGACCGTGTGGTCTGCGATGCGCCCTGCACGGCGCAGGGAACGGCGCGCAAAGATCCAACAGCGCTCCAGTACTCCTCACAGGATTCCATCGAGAAGGCGGCGCGGCTCCAGTACCAGCTGCTCGAGGCCGCCATTCATGCTGCGAAAGTAGGCGGTCGCATCGTCTACTCTACGTGTACGTTAACGCCCGAGGAGAACGAGGGAGTGGTCCTGCAAATATTGAACAAATTTAGTGATCAACTTGAAGTCATCCATCCCAAGGAAGCCCTTCCTTCAGGGCTCAACTGGGATACGAGTGCCGCAATTTCCGACTCCGAAATCGTCCAAAAATCCCTAAACCCTAACCCTAACCCTAACCCTAACCCTAACCCTAACCTTCATCCTTTCCTCCGTCTCTGGCCACAGACCTATGACACCGAAGGATTCTTCTGCGCGGTACTCAAAAAGACGAAACCCACGCGCGCAGTCGAACCGCTCGAGATGTTCCCGCGCGCCGCACGGCTGCTCAGTCGCAAGAATGCAGAGGCCGTCTCACGCCTGTTCACGGAACAGTTTGGCACGGATTTTTTGCAGGATGACGAATGTCTGGTCGAGAAGGGTAATTTCATTCTCCTCGCAGGTGAAAAGGCACATGCCTTCCCGCTTCCGGTGACGGAGTATGCCATGGGTATTCCCTTCGCGAAGATTCTGCCGGATGGCAGATACCGCATCACCAATGAGCTCGCATCCCTACGTGGCCATCTGGCCTCGTCCCATGTACTGGAGCTCATGGAGGAGCAACTGCACGGCCTCCTCGCCGGCAAAGATATTCCTGTCGATTCTGCACTGCGTGGAGACACGATTCTCCGTCACCGTGGGATTTCGCTGGGGGTGGGGCTTTCAAAGGAGGGGACGCTCCTGAATAGATTGCCAAGGTGGGTGGTCAAGTTAGGGAGCTAG
- a CDS encoding sodium/hydrogen exchanger: MFTALRRPVALLLPLLALAGTAAFANEGGSAHSYAATFLWIAVLLIAAKIAGLVERVGQASVLGELVMGVILGNLVLLNIHIFEPAKENGTLAFLAELGVVILLFQVGLESNIQKMRRVGLPAFLVAIVGVVLPFVTGTYLVGPWLLPGLSTAAYLFLGAALTATSVGITARVFKDLGKLQMPEAQIVLGAAVIDDVLGLIILAVVSAIATSGTVSALEIGWITSKALLFLIGAILVGQLAAPQLGKAFSKIQTGIAMKFTLAIAFCLIFAAAAQWVGLAPIVGAFAAGLVLDPVHFRYFKDPKVVADVKEAMAGCNEETKQALHAAIEPHAHRHIEDLIEPVGHFLVPLFFVLTGMSVKLETMFNGSILLTALIITLVAFVGKIAAGLAAGPVRKWLVGWGMVPRGEVGLIFATIGKSLGVVSDEMFSVIVIVIIFTTLLTPPVLSWLLRHERA; this comes from the coding sequence ATGTTCACTGCCCTCCGACGCCCGGTCGCCCTCCTCCTCCCACTGCTCGCCCTCGCCGGGACGGCTGCCTTCGCCAATGAAGGGGGAAGCGCCCATTCGTATGCAGCGACCTTCCTCTGGATCGCCGTCCTGCTCATTGCCGCGAAAATCGCGGGGCTGGTGGAGCGCGTCGGACAGGCTTCGGTCCTGGGTGAACTCGTCATGGGCGTGATTCTGGGCAACCTCGTCCTGCTCAACATTCACATATTCGAACCTGCCAAAGAGAATGGGACGCTCGCATTCCTCGCGGAACTAGGCGTCGTCATCCTGCTCTTTCAGGTGGGGCTCGAATCGAATATCCAGAAGATGCGCCGTGTCGGCCTGCCGGCCTTTCTGGTTGCCATTGTCGGCGTGGTGCTGCCTTTCGTCACGGGAACGTACCTTGTGGGACCATGGCTGCTGCCAGGGCTCTCCACCGCCGCGTACCTCTTTCTCGGTGCGGCGCTCACCGCGACCTCCGTGGGCATCACCGCCCGCGTCTTCAAAGACCTGGGCAAGCTGCAGATGCCAGAGGCGCAGATCGTGCTGGGGGCAGCCGTCATCGATGATGTGCTCGGCCTCATCATCCTCGCGGTGGTGTCGGCCATCGCGACCTCGGGAACCGTGAGTGCGCTCGAAATCGGCTGGATCACGAGCAAGGCACTGCTCTTCCTCATCGGCGCCATCCTCGTGGGGCAGCTGGCCGCGCCGCAGCTGGGCAAGGCATTCTCAAAGATCCAGACGGGCATCGCCATGAAGTTCACACTCGCCATCGCATTCTGTCTGATCTTCGCTGCGGCTGCACAGTGGGTGGGGCTCGCCCCGATCGTCGGCGCCTTCGCCGCAGGCCTCGTCCTGGATCCCGTGCACTTCCGCTACTTCAAGGATCCGAAAGTCGTGGCCGACGTGAAAGAGGCCATGGCTGGATGCAATGAAGAGACGAAGCAGGCGCTCCACGCCGCGATCGAGCCGCATGCGCACCGGCACATCGAGGACCTGATCGAGCCGGTGGGGCACTTCCTCGTCCCTCTCTTCTTCGTGCTGACCGGCATGAGCGTGAAGCTCGAGACCATGTTCAACGGATCCATCCTGCTCACGGCACTCATCATCACATTAGTGGCCTTCGTCGGGAAGATCGCAGCCGGCCTCGCTGCCGGCCCCGTGCGCAAGTGGCTCGTGGGATGGGGCATGGTGCCGCGCGGAGAAGTGGGCTTGATCTTCGCAACCATCGGAAAGAGTCTCGGCGTGGTCAGTGATGAGATGTTCTCGGTGATCGTGATCGTCATCATCTTCACGACGCTGTTAACGCCCCCGGTGCTGTCGTGGCTGTTGAGACACGAACGCGCGTGA
- a CDS encoding leucyl-tRNA synthetase translates to MRDAFDPSAIEAKWQKKWEEAHIYETDLKKAKDPYYSLVMFPYPSGDKLHVGHWYNFAPADSYARFMRMKGHDVMEPMGFDAFGLPAENYAIKSGIHPDQSTRSNVQTMVKQLRRMGCMYDWSKMVNTSTPEYYRWTQWLFLQMYERKLALKKEAPVNFCSKCQTVLANEQAQDGTCDRCGTTVIQKNLSQWFWKITDYAERLLEGLDNLDWPEKTKSMQRNWIGKKHGINITYEVEGTQEKIVCFTTRPDTNFGATFVVLAPEHPFVRKVFERKIDPTKGENRADHVRWYYDQSLKKTELERQEEGTKKTGEFTGFYAINQLNGYRMPIWVSDFVLGGFGTGAVVGVPGHDVRDFAFAREFKLPVIRVVVARDGDTSPIERIEQVQEAEGTMINSQFLDGMNIHDATKRIMSYMEDKGMGQIVTHYRLRDWLISRQRYWGAPIPIVYDPEGKPHPIPEKHLPWLLPTDVAFKPTGKSPLTESKEFIKRTEKLFGKGWIPEFDTMDTFVCSSFYYLRFLAEGDERRLVDPTIEKNWMPVSSYIGGPEHACMHLIYARFVMMALKDFGFVSHEEPFKKLVHQGLITHKGAKMSKSKGNVVSPDSFIERYGSDVFRMYLMFMGPFTDGGDWNDLGIKGIDRFVKRMYALCTEKVNKKVDQENVSAALHRTIKKVSSDIEGLRFNTAISALMEFLNLLEQAGGVNVETAKILVRLLAPLAPHLSEELWEVLGGPSSAKASEGKKGFVIEQKWPAFDAALTKASTHIIAVQVNGKLRGEIEVDAATPKEEVLQKAKAHANVQKFLTGKVKKEIYVAGKLVSLVV, encoded by the coding sequence ATGCGTGACGCATTTGACCCCTCCGCCATCGAAGCCAAGTGGCAGAAGAAGTGGGAGGAGGCCCACATCTACGAAACGGATCTCAAGAAGGCCAAAGACCCGTACTACTCGCTCGTCATGTTTCCGTATCCGAGCGGGGATAAGCTCCACGTGGGGCACTGGTACAACTTCGCCCCGGCCGACAGTTACGCACGCTTCATGCGCATGAAGGGCCATGACGTCATGGAGCCCATGGGGTTCGACGCCTTTGGGCTCCCGGCCGAGAATTACGCCATCAAGAGCGGCATCCACCCCGACCAGTCCACGCGCTCAAACGTGCAGACGATGGTGAAGCAGCTTCGCCGCATGGGGTGCATGTACGACTGGAGCAAGATGGTCAATACGTCCACTCCTGAGTACTACCGCTGGACACAGTGGCTGTTCCTGCAGATGTACGAAAGGAAGCTGGCACTCAAGAAGGAGGCCCCCGTGAACTTCTGCTCCAAGTGCCAGACGGTGCTGGCGAACGAGCAGGCGCAGGATGGCACATGTGACCGCTGCGGTACGACGGTCATTCAGAAGAATCTGAGTCAGTGGTTCTGGAAGATCACGGACTACGCTGAACGCTTGCTCGAAGGGCTGGACAATCTGGATTGGCCCGAGAAGACGAAGAGCATGCAGCGAAACTGGATCGGAAAAAAACATGGCATCAACATCACCTACGAAGTGGAAGGGACGCAGGAAAAAATTGTCTGCTTCACCACCCGGCCAGATACGAACTTCGGCGCAACGTTCGTGGTGCTTGCCCCCGAACATCCATTCGTCCGTAAGGTGTTTGAACGGAAGATTGATCCGACAAAAGGGGAGAATCGTGCGGACCATGTGCGCTGGTACTACGATCAGTCACTCAAGAAGACAGAACTGGAGCGCCAGGAGGAAGGAACCAAGAAAACCGGGGAATTCACGGGATTTTACGCCATCAATCAGCTCAACGGGTATCGCATGCCCATCTGGGTTTCAGATTTCGTTCTCGGTGGATTCGGTACCGGGGCCGTCGTAGGAGTGCCCGGCCATGATGTACGCGATTTCGCGTTTGCCCGGGAGTTCAAGCTTCCGGTCATCCGTGTTGTTGTGGCGCGCGACGGAGATACTTCACCCATTGAACGTATTGAGCAGGTACAGGAAGCAGAGGGAACGATGATCAATTCCCAATTTCTGGATGGCATGAATATTCACGATGCGACGAAGCGCATCATGAGTTATATGGAGGATAAAGGGATGGGACAAATCGTCACCCACTACCGTCTGCGTGACTGGCTTATCTCCCGCCAGCGCTACTGGGGCGCCCCCATTCCCATCGTCTACGATCCGGAGGGAAAGCCGCATCCGATTCCTGAAAAACACCTGCCGTGGTTGCTTCCGACGGATGTTGCCTTCAAGCCGACGGGCAAGTCTCCGCTCACCGAGAGCAAGGAGTTCATCAAGCGCACCGAGAAGCTGTTCGGCAAAGGATGGATACCCGAGTTCGACACGATGGATACCTTTGTCTGCAGCAGTTTCTATTACCTGCGTTTTCTGGCCGAAGGCGATGAGAGGCGCCTCGTCGATCCCACGATCGAGAAGAATTGGATGCCCGTCAGCAGCTATATCGGCGGTCCGGAGCATGCATGCATGCACCTAATCTACGCACGGTTTGTGATGATGGCACTCAAAGATTTTGGCTTCGTGTCACACGAAGAGCCGTTCAAAAAATTAGTTCACCAAGGCCTCATCACGCACAAGGGTGCCAAGATGAGTAAGAGCAAGGGCAATGTGGTGAGTCCGGATTCCTTCATCGAGCGGTACGGGTCCGATGTCTTTCGCATGTACCTCATGTTCATGGGTCCCTTCACCGATGGTGGCGACTGGAACGATTTGGGGATCAAGGGAATCGACCGCTTCGTGAAGCGGATGTACGCGCTCTGCACCGAAAAAGTGAACAAAAAAGTTGATCAAGAAAACGTGAGTGCTGCCCTGCACCGCACGATCAAGAAAGTCTCTTCAGATATCGAAGGGCTCCGGTTCAATACCGCCATTTCCGCACTCATGGAATTCTTGAACCTCCTCGAGCAGGCAGGGGGAGTGAACGTCGAAACGGCCAAGATCCTCGTGCGTCTTTTGGCCCCGCTTGCCCCGCATCTCTCTGAAGAGCTATGGGAAGTGCTCGGCGGCCCCTCCTCCGCCAAGGCTTCGGAGGGCAAGAAAGGGTTCGTCATCGAGCAGAAATGGCCGGCATTCGATGCCGCTCTCACGAAGGCTTCGACACACATCATCGCGGTGCAGGTGAATGGCAAACTGCGCGGCGAGATCGAGGTGGATGCCGCCACTCCGAAGGAAGAGGTGCTGCAGAAGGCCAAGGCGCATGCCAACGTGCAGAAGTTCCTCACCGGGAAGGTGAAGAAAGAAATCTACGTTGCAGGAAAGCTTGTGAGCCTGGTGGTGTAA
- a CDS encoding GTP-binding protein — protein MGYSRLHATLGVFPMPSLPTVAIIGRPNTGKSTLFNRLVGERKAIESEVAGTTRDHVAHRMETKTMDFLLLDTGGMGGGTTDKGFEQDVHRQSLLALEHADLILFTLNSREELTKSDHSIIDLLRKNRRRHVPVILVPTKCDNPATIEGQMVEYLSLGISDVVIPVSAPHAIGTDELLAAVTKELKKLHFKKQPKTQKSDLPKIAVIGKPNVGKSSLINAFMSDPQRSVSPMLVSDIPGTTRDAVDTVIRFHEQEYLFIDTAGIRRKSNVESGIEQYAVLRSIQALEQCDVALLVLDACEPISHQDQRLATLATEAGKGLIILLNKVDRLTTEARAKAVDDLWRDLIFCRFAPLLPCSAVTREGLLKIFPLIEQVQRNRLRRIPTRELHRWFQDTVVDQPVKALSKTKHLTQANEVPPTFVLFAKRPRDVRPSELKFLENRLRSVFDFTGTPIKWIMKSGNRK, from the coding sequence ATGGGATACTCCCGGTTACACGCTACACTGGGAGTATTCCCCATGCCCTCCCTCCCCACCGTCGCCATTATCGGCAGACCGAATACGGGCAAATCCACCCTGTTCAACCGGCTCGTCGGCGAGCGCAAAGCGATTGAAAGCGAAGTGGCAGGCACCACCCGCGACCACGTGGCGCACCGCATGGAGACGAAGACGATGGATTTTCTGCTGCTCGATACCGGAGGCATGGGAGGCGGCACGACCGACAAGGGCTTCGAACAGGACGTGCACCGGCAGTCACTGCTCGCACTGGAACATGCCGATCTCATCCTGTTCACGCTGAACAGCCGCGAAGAGCTGACGAAGAGCGACCACTCCATCATCGACCTTCTGAGGAAAAACCGCCGCCGCCACGTGCCGGTGATTCTCGTGCCGACGAAGTGCGACAACCCCGCGACCATCGAAGGACAGATGGTGGAATACCTTTCGCTCGGCATCTCGGACGTCGTCATCCCCGTGAGCGCGCCGCATGCGATCGGCACGGATGAGCTCCTCGCCGCGGTCACGAAGGAACTGAAGAAGCTCCACTTCAAGAAACAGCCGAAGACGCAAAAATCCGACCTGCCGAAGATCGCCGTCATCGGCAAGCCGAATGTGGGCAAGAGCTCGCTCATCAACGCGTTCATGTCTGATCCCCAGCGCTCGGTCTCGCCCATGCTCGTGTCGGATATCCCCGGGACCACGCGTGATGCCGTGGATACGGTCATTCGTTTTCATGAGCAGGAGTACCTCTTCATCGACACGGCGGGCATCCGCCGGAAGTCGAATGTGGAGAGCGGCATCGAGCAGTACGCCGTACTCAGGAGCATCCAGGCACTGGAGCAGTGCGACGTGGCGCTCCTTGTGCTCGACGCGTGCGAGCCCATCAGCCACCAGGATCAGCGCCTCGCCACTCTGGCCACCGAGGCCGGCAAGGGGCTCATCATCCTGCTCAATAAGGTGGACCGGCTCACAACCGAAGCGCGCGCCAAGGCCGTGGACGATCTCTGGCGCGATTTGATCTTCTGCCGTTTCGCACCGCTCCTCCCCTGCTCCGCCGTCACCCGCGAGGGGCTCCTGAAGATTTTTCCCCTGATCGAGCAGGTGCAGCGCAACCGTCTGCGGCGCATCCCCACACGGGAGCTCCACCGCTGGTTTCAGGATACGGTCGTTGACCAACCCGTGAAGGCGCTCTCCAAGACCAAACACCTCACGCAGGCAAACGAAGTGCCCCCGACCTTTGTGCTCTTCGCCAAAAGACCCCGGGACGTGCGGCCGAGCGAACTCAAGTTCCTCGAAAACCGTTTGCGCTCAGTGTTCGACTTCACCGGCACGCCGATCAAGTGGATCATGAAATCGGGGAATCGGAAATAG
- a CDS encoding DNA primase codes for MDEVSEIKARLPIEQLVAQYCQLKKKGRTLICLCPFHNDTHPSLQVSPDKGIAYCFACQKGGDIFKFYQEIEKVDFKQALKDLAEKTGVKLEERSERTSLPRDEKERLRSCLEAAQKFFRDQLKVSSVAQEYMRKRQVPAEQIEFFGLGYAPDSFSLTYEHLLKQGFSRSEIVAAGLGVQKDLQDGRIYDRFRNRLMFPIFDHQGNLVAFGGRALGEEDAKYVNSAEGPLYNKSAILYGLNFAREAIREKKSVLLVEGYFDLLACHRVGCPNVVAVSGTALTEQHVKLLKRSTDTAVLCLDQDRAGHDAAERAFQLLAREGFQVQAISITEKDPDEAANAHPDVLRQLLTDGGVPYLDVVLSEIQKGGTASVQSKRAALQRMLPLLDTLVSSVEQGHYIARIATALGSTETAVRDDLKRLPRFSPPAHEQDSSAGEKSDHFSPIEIALGLFLVYPQHRSLLPELIAPEGGFAGALYEALKDAPEQNGSVQALPLPPEHRDRAAILHLFCEVHGFLDWSESLAVREIRKNCQRANHITLKLKQLEIAQLLKEARVDGRSAEEAQLSTQYQQVLKLAKMAG; via the coding sequence ATGGATGAAGTTTCCGAGATCAAGGCGCGGCTACCGATCGAACAACTGGTCGCACAGTACTGCCAGCTCAAGAAGAAGGGGCGGACTCTGATCTGCCTCTGCCCGTTCCACAACGACACGCATCCGAGTCTGCAGGTCTCGCCCGACAAGGGCATTGCCTACTGCTTTGCGTGCCAAAAAGGCGGCGACATCTTCAAGTTCTACCAGGAGATCGAGAAGGTGGATTTTAAGCAGGCGCTCAAAGATCTGGCCGAAAAGACCGGTGTGAAACTGGAGGAACGTTCGGAGCGGACGAGTCTTCCGAGAGACGAGAAGGAGCGGTTGCGTTCCTGTCTCGAAGCCGCCCAGAAGTTCTTTCGTGATCAGCTGAAGGTGTCTTCTGTTGCGCAGGAATACATGCGCAAGCGCCAGGTGCCCGCAGAGCAGATCGAGTTCTTCGGCCTCGGTTACGCGCCGGATTCCTTCTCTCTCACCTACGAACACCTCTTGAAGCAGGGCTTCAGCCGCAGTGAAATCGTCGCCGCGGGTTTGGGGGTCCAGAAAGATCTGCAGGACGGGCGGATCTACGACCGGTTTCGAAACCGCCTGATGTTCCCGATCTTCGATCACCAGGGCAATCTGGTCGCCTTCGGTGGCCGGGCGCTGGGCGAGGAGGATGCGAAGTACGTGAATTCCGCAGAGGGCCCCCTCTACAACAAATCTGCAATCCTCTATGGACTCAACTTCGCACGCGAGGCGATTCGTGAAAAGAAATCAGTCCTCCTCGTGGAGGGGTACTTCGATCTGCTCGCCTGCCACCGCGTGGGCTGCCCCAATGTCGTTGCGGTCAGCGGTACGGCGCTCACGGAGCAGCACGTGAAGCTCCTCAAGCGATCGACGGATACGGCTGTGCTCTGCCTCGATCAGGATCGTGCGGGGCACGATGCCGCCGAGCGTGCCTTCCAGCTCCTCGCCCGCGAGGGGTTTCAGGTGCAGGCCATTTCCATCACCGAAAAAGATCCCGACGAGGCGGCGAATGCGCATCCCGATGTACTCCGTCAGTTGCTCACCGATGGGGGAGTTCCCTACCTGGATGTCGTCTTGAGTGAAATACAGAAAGGAGGTACCGCGTCCGTTCAGAGCAAGCGTGCGGCACTGCAAAGGATGCTGCCGCTGCTCGATACCCTCGTTTCCTCCGTGGAGCAGGGTCACTACATCGCACGGATCGCCACTGCACTCGGTTCTACCGAGACGGCGGTGCGTGATGATTTGAAACGTCTGCCCCGCTTTAGTCCCCCCGCACATGAGCAGGATAGCAGTGCAGGCGAAAAGTCCGATCATTTCTCACCCATCGAGATCGCACTCGGGCTTTTTCTCGTGTATCCGCAACACCGGTCACTGCTGCCCGAGCTCATTGCCCCCGAAGGGGGATTCGCCGGTGCGCTCTACGAGGCACTGAAGGATGCGCCCGAACAGAACGGTTCGGTGCAGGCACTCCCGCTTCCACCGGAGCACCGGGACCGCGCGGCCATTCTCCATCTCTTCTGCGAAGTGCACGGGTTTCTGGATTGGTCCGAGAGTCTCGCAGTCCGCGAGATCCGCAAAAACTGCCAGCGTGCCAATCACATCACCCTGAAACTCAAACAGCTCGAGATCGCCCAACTGCTGAAGGAAGCCCGTGTAGACGGGCGTTCGGCAGAAGAGGCGCAGCTCAGTACGCAGTACCAGCAGGTCCTTAAATTGGCAAAAATGGCAGGATGA
- a CDS encoding UPF0755 protein encodes MKKLLLLVLGLSIVAYAWYLHELSPLGGTRAVRVKVESGMSVAQVGSLLHEKGVIRSVRAFKVYVKLHAAEAGLQAGSFIFRPDMSVDEIVEVLRSGKSEEVALTIPEGWTVTDIDALLASQGLAESGAVLDCIKRCDFSTFDFLPNVSGGAPRGGTLEGYLFPETYFVSEVEFVPKFFLERLLGTFRARVVNDLMAEITASGHSLHEIVTMASLIEAETRTDTERPIVAGILWKRLEAGMPLGVDATVRYITEKPTEPITQSDLEVKSPYNTRKFKGLPPGPIESPGMTSILAALKPQESPYWFYLHDSKGLIHYASTNDEHNENKRRYLR; translated from the coding sequence ATGAAGAAGCTTCTGCTCCTCGTCCTCGGCCTCAGTATCGTCGCGTACGCGTGGTACCTGCATGAGCTTTCACCGCTCGGTGGAACGCGCGCGGTTCGGGTGAAGGTGGAGTCAGGCATGAGTGTCGCACAGGTGGGGTCGCTCCTGCATGAGAAGGGCGTGATCCGCTCGGTCAGGGCATTCAAAGTCTATGTGAAGCTCCATGCGGCGGAAGCCGGTTTGCAGGCGGGGTCCTTCATCTTCCGGCCGGATATGAGTGTGGATGAAATCGTTGAAGTACTGCGATCCGGCAAGTCGGAGGAAGTGGCGCTCACTATCCCGGAGGGATGGACAGTCACTGATATCGACGCGCTGCTTGCATCCCAGGGGCTTGCGGAATCGGGAGCCGTCTTGGATTGCATCAAGCGGTGTGATTTTTCGACGTTTGATTTCCTTCCGAATGTTTCGGGCGGCGCTCCGCGTGGGGGAACGCTGGAGGGCTACCTCTTTCCCGAGACGTACTTCGTCTCCGAAGTGGAGTTCGTCCCCAAGTTCTTTCTCGAGCGCCTGCTCGGAACCTTCCGTGCCCGGGTGGTGAACGATCTCATGGCGGAGATCACAGCATCCGGCCACTCGCTCCACGAGATCGTTACGATGGCCTCGCTGATCGAGGCCGAAACCCGGACCGATACGGAGCGCCCGATCGTAGCCGGCATCCTCTGGAAGCGCCTCGAAGCGGGCATGCCGCTCGGTGTCGATGCCACGGTGCGCTATATCACAGAAAAACCGACGGAACCGATTACACAGTCGGATCTCGAAGTGAAGAGCCCGTACAACACGCGCAAATTCAAAGGGCTGCCGCCGGGCCCCATCGAGAGCCCGGGTATGACGAGCATCCTTGCGGCCCTCAAGCCACAGGAGTCGCCGTACTGGTTCTACCTGCACGACAGCAAAGGCCTCATTCACTACGCATCAACGAATGACGAGCACAACGAGAACAAGCGGCGGTATTTGAGATAG